The Methanolacinia petrolearia DSM 11571 genome has a segment encoding these proteins:
- the comE gene encoding sulfopyruvate decarboxylase subunit beta, with the protein MPERKIESILREEGIEFVVSLPCDRTKDLCALLEKDFHYVNINREEDGVGVCAGLALAGRRYVLQMQSSGLGNSLNAMMSLTSLYGLPLPIIASWRGVYNEKIAAQVPFNSRIPAILDAMGISHTIIKGSGDLEKIREAIRLSFENGGIHVILILPKLWEEGNGGCAEKPFPPREREIRFEYNRSIKEPVMNRAGAISVIAGELEDEAVVVNIGVPCKEMHAAGDRPKNFYMLGSYTQATPIGLGLALGQDKDVVVIDGDGSLLGTAILPTVAAEKPDNLTIVALDNGAFGSTGMQITHSWTTCDLELIAKGAGIKNTIKVRTAEELKEAFLNRGKGPSFIHVIIKPGNTDAPNLALTPEEIRDRFMDSIGKSAGK; encoded by the coding sequence ATGCCTGAAAGAAAGATTGAATCGATACTGCGTGAAGAGGGGATCGAATTCGTCGTATCCCTTCCGTGCGACAGAACCAAGGATCTCTGTGCACTGCTGGAGAAAGACTTTCACTATGTAAACATCAACCGCGAAGAGGACGGTGTCGGGGTCTGCGCAGGTCTTGCTCTTGCGGGGCGCAGGTACGTTCTCCAGATGCAGAGCTCGGGTCTCGGAAATTCCCTCAATGCGATGATGTCGCTGACATCTCTTTACGGTCTTCCGCTGCCTATAATCGCAAGCTGGCGGGGGGTATACAATGAAAAGATCGCCGCACAGGTCCCGTTCAACAGCAGAATTCCGGCAATTCTCGATGCAATGGGGATCTCACATACAATAATCAAAGGATCGGGTGACCTGGAAAAGATCAGGGAGGCCATTCGGCTTTCTTTTGAAAACGGCGGGATCCATGTTATCCTTATCCTCCCGAAACTCTGGGAGGAAGGAAACGGCGGCTGTGCCGAAAAACCGTTCCCTCCCCGCGAACGTGAAATCAGATTTGAGTATAACCGCAGCATTAAAGAGCCTGTCATGAACCGTGCCGGAGCGATCTCGGTCATCGCCGGAGAACTGGAAGATGAAGCAGTGGTCGTGAACATCGGTGTCCCCTGCAAAGAGATGCATGCCGCAGGAGACAGGCCTAAAAACTTCTACATGCTCGGCAGCTACACACAGGCAACACCCATAGGGCTCGGGCTCGCATTAGGGCAGGACAAGGATGTTGTTGTAATCGACGGCGACGGGAGCCTTCTCGGAACCGCGATTCTTCCGACTGTCGCGGCGGAAAAACCGGACAACCTGACGATTGTGGCCCTTGACAACGGTGCGTTCGGAAGCACCGGCATGCAGATTACTCACTCGTGGACGACCTGCGACCTCGAACTCATCGCAAAAGGGGCAGGGATTAAGAATACTATAAAAGTTAGAACCGCCGAAGAGCTGAAAGAGGCATTCTTAAACCGCGGTAAAGGCCCCTCGTTCATTCACGTCATCATAAAACCGGGAAACACGGACGCTCCGAATCTCGCGCTTACACCTGAAGAGATCAGGGACAGGTTTATGGATTCGATCGGGAAGAGTGCTGGAAAATAA
- a CDS encoding cysteate synthase, protein MGEYILRCPVCGEAIDDCYTNTCIKGCNGLVYADYSAKQITVRDLPGMFRYHDWLPVSGWTQTDTCPATYRSEGLADHLGLKNLYITFNGYWPEKRAFIRTCSFKELEAVPTMLRIKERLKNGILQISSAGNTGRAFAEVSAGTGTPVIISVPKKAAGSIWTTRECDSVFLVTIEGDYSDAIALGNEICTVPGVISEGGAKNPARRDGMGTVMLDGTMAIGKMPDWYFQAVGSGTGGIAAWEMGKRLLADGRFGDRLPRLYLSQNEPFVPMVNAWAERRREIIPEKDMPGGKEAAMETYATVLTNRNPPYSITGGLFDALSGTNGIMRGVKSGDAKKAGRLFMDLEGPDLDPAAEVCVASLISAVESGDVNRDDNILLNITGGGYRRAAEDLDMIPVRPSASLRSLDEADELKDKITEWRRKYA, encoded by the coding sequence ATGGGCGAATACATACTCCGGTGCCCTGTCTGCGGAGAGGCGATCGACGACTGTTATACCAATACATGCATTAAAGGCTGCAATGGTCTGGTATATGCCGATTACTCGGCAAAGCAGATCACTGTCCGCGATCTCCCCGGAATGTTCAGATATCACGACTGGCTCCCCGTCTCCGGGTGGACACAGACGGACACATGCCCCGCAACTTACCGTAGCGAAGGTCTTGCGGATCACCTCGGGCTTAAAAACCTCTACATTACCTTCAACGGCTACTGGCCTGAGAAGAGGGCTTTTATCAGGACATGCTCGTTCAAGGAGCTGGAGGCCGTTCCGACGATGCTCAGGATAAAGGAGAGGCTGAAGAACGGAATCCTCCAGATCTCGTCGGCAGGAAACACAGGACGGGCATTTGCAGAAGTTTCAGCAGGAACCGGGACTCCTGTGATAATATCAGTCCCAAAAAAAGCGGCGGGCAGCATCTGGACGACCAGGGAGTGCGATTCGGTCTTTCTCGTGACAATCGAAGGTGATTATTCAGATGCAATCGCACTGGGCAACGAGATCTGCACCGTTCCGGGAGTGATATCCGAAGGCGGTGCAAAGAATCCGGCCCGGAGGGATGGCATGGGAACGGTGATGCTCGACGGAACCATGGCCATAGGAAAGATGCCGGACTGGTACTTCCAGGCCGTAGGCAGCGGGACGGGCGGGATTGCCGCATGGGAGATGGGAAAGAGGCTTCTTGCCGACGGAAGGTTCGGCGACCGCCTGCCCCGGCTTTATCTTTCACAGAATGAACCGTTCGTGCCGATGGTAAATGCATGGGCTGAGAGGAGAAGGGAGATTATTCCTGAGAAGGATATGCCCGGGGGAAAGGAGGCAGCAATGGAGACATACGCAACTGTGCTCACGAACAGAAACCCCCCGTATTCAATTACCGGCGGCCTCTTCGACGCTCTCAGCGGGACAAACGGTATAATGAGAGGAGTGAAAAGCGGGGATGCGAAAAAAGCAGGAAGGCTCTTTATGGACCTCGAAGGACCCGACCTCGATCCTGCTGCTGAAGTATGTGTCGCATCGCTCATAAGTGCGGTGGAATCCGGAGATGTTAACAGGGATGATAATATCCTGCTCAATATCACAGGCGGAGGATACAGGAGGGCGGCAGAGGACCTCGACATGATACCCGTCAGGCCTTCCGCCTCTCTCCGGAGTTTGGATGAAGCAGACGAACTAAAAGACAAGATTACGGAGTGGAGGAGGAAATATGCCTGA
- a CDS encoding methanogenesis marker 16 metalloprotein: MVKTVAEINKKIRDGTAVVLTAGEFKKKVRDGERLSPDDIDVVTCGTCGVMSGTMAILSVPVAEPGTFRRADSITLNGVPAFPGPCPNEGLGQVDLVVYGTSHASNSYGGGNLFRDIASAEKEIEVQTEAGGKNFECTVYGDELHYARMITSRSAFKNYSAFVNSGKDPVNTIFSVLPLSGGLTQATVSGCGEINPLQNDPDTRFLRSGAGVLLNGAEGLILGTGTRSSSEKPNLSVSAGMAGMNPEFMGEFKTSAGPECITSIAAAIPVIDNECIARLSVLDEEILLPIVDVFDRRTLGFSDYGRIWQSAGRHITVDPTKCLLCGECPAQEHCPADAIMPGGGILTSRCLSCGACLSTCIGEVYSMDTGSIALNGKEIPVVLRQSDRRKGEQICSNLKEKIESGKFTLGGM; encoded by the coding sequence ATGGTGAAGACTGTCGCAGAGATCAATAAAAAGATCAGGGATGGAACTGCAGTCGTGCTCACAGCAGGGGAGTTCAAGAAGAAAGTCCGCGACGGCGAGAGGCTTTCGCCCGATGATATCGATGTTGTCACCTGCGGAACGTGCGGGGTCATGTCGGGAACGATGGCAATACTGAGCGTTCCTGTCGCAGAGCCGGGGACGTTCCGCAGGGCCGACTCCATAACACTGAACGGTGTCCCTGCCTTCCCTGGCCCGTGCCCGAACGAGGGGCTGGGGCAGGTAGATCTTGTAGTATACGGCACATCCCACGCATCAAACTCGTACGGGGGAGGAAATCTCTTCAGGGACATCGCATCAGCAGAAAAAGAGATTGAGGTACAAACAGAAGCCGGAGGAAAAAACTTTGAATGCACGGTTTACGGCGACGAACTTCATTATGCCAGGATGATCACGTCGAGAAGCGCATTCAAAAATTACTCGGCATTCGTAAACTCGGGTAAAGATCCCGTGAACACCATATTCTCCGTCCTGCCTCTATCAGGCGGACTCACACAGGCGACGGTCAGCGGATGCGGAGAGATCAACCCCCTCCAGAACGATCCCGATACCAGGTTCCTCAGATCCGGTGCAGGAGTTCTGCTGAACGGTGCAGAAGGACTGATACTTGGTACCGGAACGAGAAGCAGTTCTGAAAAACCGAACCTTTCGGTTTCTGCCGGTATGGCAGGAATGAACCCTGAATTTATGGGAGAATTCAAAACGTCCGCAGGACCTGAATGCATTACATCGATAGCCGCCGCGATTCCGGTTATCGACAACGAATGCATCGCACGCTTATCAGTGCTCGACGAGGAGATCCTGCTCCCTATTGTGGATGTCTTTGACAGGCGGACACTCGGGTTTTCGGACTACGGGAGGATCTGGCAGTCGGCCGGCCGGCATATCACGGTAGATCCAACAAAATGCCTCCTCTGTGGGGAATGTCCCGCACAGGAGCACTGTCCTGCCGATGCGATCATGCCCGGAGGCGGAATTCTAACTTCAAGATGCCTCAGTTGCGGGGCATGCCTCTCCACCTGCATAGGGGAGGTCTATTCGATGGATACCGGGTCGATCGCACTCAACGGAAAGGAGATCCCTGTCGTTCTCAGGCAGTCGGACCGACGGAAAGGTGAGCAGATATGCTCGAATCTTAAGGAAAAGATTGAATCGGGCAAATTCACGCTGGGAGGTATGTAA
- a CDS encoding (Fe-S)-binding protein has product MKNTDPGEWIPPGKNCGACGASTCEEFVLMLAGGKKEKPDCPFYRESPDLNNPPESILTANYGDRDIHGDPFDFILHPLPREPSARKIVLPFRPDMTEKLEIKKGDLVLGRPTGAGCPVQHVLSVIEADYLTGLLTCHVVSPLLAREKEDEVKSISAYHIIGFEGVAQTINKEPEFGRRQKFLPGFCMMNLAHTGVVNMVLENRYGIHTRVEDIRIW; this is encoded by the coding sequence ATGAAAAATACGGATCCGGGTGAATGGATTCCGCCGGGAAAGAACTGCGGGGCATGCGGGGCTTCGACATGCGAGGAGTTTGTTCTTATGCTCGCGGGAGGAAAGAAAGAAAAACCGGACTGCCCGTTCTATAGAGAGAGCCCGGATTTGAATAATCCGCCGGAATCAATACTGACAGCAAACTACGGGGATCGTGATATTCACGGGGATCCGTTCGACTTCATCCTCCACCCGCTGCCAAGGGAACCTTCCGCCAGGAAGATCGTCCTTCCTTTCAGGCCCGATATGACTGAAAAACTTGAGATAAAGAAAGGCGATCTCGTCCTCGGCAGGCCGACGGGCGCCGGGTGCCCTGTCCAGCACGTACTCTCGGTCATCGAAGCTGACTATCTCACAGGCCTCCTGACCTGCCATGTCGTCTCGCCGCTACTTGCAAGGGAGAAGGAGGATGAGGTTAAATCGATCTCCGCCTATCATATCATCGGGTTCGAAGGAGTCGCACAGACAATAAACAAAGAACCGGAATTCGGAAGGAGACAAAAATTCCTGCCGGGCTTCTGCATGATGAATCTTGCACATACTGGCGTTGTCAATATGGTGCTTGAGAACAGGTATGGTATACATACAAGGGTGGAGGATATCAGGATATGGTGA
- a CDS encoding GTP-binding protein: MKLIVIAGPPSAGKTAVVKQVIRKYSGEKRCAYLKIDVVRAFEDEELAGEFGILTKKVYSGDVCPDHVGILVISDAISWAESEGADLLIVESAGLCLRCSPYTTQSLGIVVLSSISGVNTPLKMSAMLALADIAVVTRTDLVSQAEKEVFREKIREVNEGLDIVETNAVQGTGLRYLFRAIDEQEEISDPQKITLKGAPPLGVCTICVGKKDIGWQNHFGVIRKLEGADFLFRGD; the protein is encoded by the coding sequence ATGAAACTGATCGTAATCGCGGGGCCGCCGTCAGCGGGAAAGACGGCTGTGGTCAAACAGGTGATAAGGAAATATTCGGGGGAAAAACGGTGTGCATACCTGAAGATCGACGTTGTCAGGGCCTTTGAGGACGAGGAGCTTGCAGGAGAGTTCGGAATTCTGACAAAGAAGGTATACTCGGGGGACGTCTGCCCGGACCATGTCGGGATACTGGTCATAAGCGATGCGATATCGTGGGCCGAGTCCGAAGGCGCCGATCTCCTGATAGTGGAGAGTGCGGGACTGTGCCTCCGCTGCTCGCCGTATACTACCCAGTCGCTCGGAATAGTTGTCCTGAGTTCGATATCCGGGGTAAACACCCCGCTCAAGATGAGCGCAATGCTGGCCCTCGCTGATATCGCCGTTGTTACAAGGACAGATCTCGTTTCTCAGGCTGAAAAGGAGGTCTTCAGGGAAAAGATCCGCGAGGTGAACGAAGGGCTCGATATCGTCGAGACCAACGCAGTGCAGGGAACCGGGCTCAGGTACCTCTTCAGGGCGATAGACGAACAGGAGGAGATCTCCGACCCGCAGAAGATCACGCTCAAAGGGGCACCGCCTCTCGGGGTCTGCACGATCTGCGTCGGGAAGAAGGATATAGGATGGCAGAACCACTTCGGGGTAATCAGGAAGCTTGAAGGTGCGGACTTCCTCTTCAGGGGAGACTGA
- a CDS encoding ATP-binding cassette domain-containing protein: MDPLTIEDITILPGRNRKGMTENFSSLTICPGDTISIVGPTGSGKSALINDIEIFAHRDTVTGRTVLVNGEPAPEEFVRDPAKKPVALITQNTKCLADMTAGDFLKMHVRSRKIEDEKIVERTIALANEFTGEKILPEVRMTSLSGGQTRSLMVADAIMISNAPIILLDEIENAGIFKEKVIECLKTHHKALIFVTHDPVVSLLSAKRIVMKNGAVERILEPGEEERDALAEIIRMDRTLCRLRELIRAGEIIRSVNPA; encoded by the coding sequence ATGGACCCCCTGACAATAGAAGATATCACGATACTTCCCGGCAGGAACAGGAAAGGGATGACGGAAAATTTCAGCTCCCTCACCATATGCCCGGGCGACACGATATCTATAGTAGGACCGACAGGATCGGGAAAGAGTGCCCTGATAAACGACATAGAGATCTTTGCGCACAGGGACACGGTTACAGGCCGTACAGTTCTCGTGAACGGCGAACCTGCCCCTGAAGAGTTCGTCCGCGACCCGGCGAAGAAACCCGTTGCTTTGATCACCCAGAATACAAAATGTCTTGCAGATATGACGGCCGGGGATTTTCTCAAAATGCATGTCAGGTCGAGAAAGATAGAGGACGAAAAAATAGTCGAAAGGACGATCGCCCTTGCGAATGAGTTTACAGGCGAGAAGATCCTTCCCGAAGTCCGGATGACCTCGCTTTCCGGAGGACAGACAAGGTCCCTGATGGTCGCAGATGCCATAATGATCTCAAATGCACCGATTATTCTTCTCGACGAGATCGAAAATGCAGGCATATTCAAGGAAAAAGTGATCGAATGCCTGAAAACGCACCATAAGGCGCTCATCTTCGTTACCCACGACCCGGTCGTCTCACTGCTCTCTGCAAAAAGGATTGTTATGAAGAACGGGGCCGTGGAACGTATCCTCGAACCCGGAGAAGAGGAGAGGGATGCGCTTGCAGAGATCATAAGGATGGACCGGACCCTGTGCAGGCTGAGAGAACTGATCCGTGCCGGCGAGATTATCAGGAGCGTAAATCCGGCATGA
- a CDS encoding helix-turn-helix domain-containing protein encodes MFSQRIFQVGFKTALQEEIDRKGVSIRELAERAGIPVATLYKITSGERDPRFSTVQAIVNALQPQDSDFVAVIAAKFLLDDIESSRPDVGAKKVKVRGYPAYTMEECIISAVRAEKDGALGIVCAPVLASMIERIVEIPVVIMKPQAETIIEALKTLDRRLEK; translated from the coding sequence ATGTTCTCGCAAAGGATATTCCAGGTAGGTTTTAAAACCGCACTGCAGGAGGAGATCGACAGGAAAGGCGTAAGCATCCGTGAACTTGCAGAGAGAGCTGGAATTCCTGTTGCAACACTCTACAAGATAACTTCGGGAGAGCGCGATCCGCGGTTTTCAACTGTGCAGGCAATCGTAAATGCATTGCAGCCCCAGGATTCCGATTTTGTTGCCGTTATAGCGGCCAAGTTCCTGCTCGACGATATAGAATCAAGCAGGCCTGATGTGGGAGCAAAGAAGGTGAAGGTTCGCGGCTATCCTGCGTATACGATGGAAGAGTGCATCATCTCAGCGGTCAGGGCGGAAAAGGACGGTGCTCTCGGGATCGTCTGTGCCCCTGTACTTGCGTCGATGATCGAACGTATAGTCGAGATCCCGGTCGTAATTATGAAACCGCAGGCCGAGACGATAATCGAGGCTTTGAAGACACTCGACCGGCGGCTTGAAAAATAA
- a CDS encoding heavy metal translocating P-type ATPase, with product MSEKPVKKTSLKVTGMHCAACAANVESALKKLEGVDSASVSIASEDAQVSFDPEKISLGDIESTIKKSGYGVSLAEQKIKIGGMHCAVCAGSVKTALEKVNGVMSADVNLVDNSAVISYIPGDTDKREFKTAVESAGFQYMGTEEDFSSEKEEEEFEKEQKNKLVRIVLGLGTAAVLIAIMYSGLSAFIPVNLLMFIISTPVLIYLAYPIFSATFISLRNRTLSMDVMYALGIGTAYIASVFGTFGIVLTSDFMFYETAVMLTAFLTLGRYLEANAKGRTNDAVKKLLNLKPAKALVKKDGEYVEIPAEDLMEGAEILVKPGGRVPVDGTVLSGEAYVDESMITGEPVPVLKKQGDTVTGGTLLTGGSVAFTATKVGKDTVLSQIISLVEETQRTKPPVQRIADVAVAWFIPVILLIAIVASSIWYFLLGSTTLFALTVFISIIVVACPCALGLATPTAVTVGIGRGAELGILIRNGEALEISEKLKTIVFDKTGTLTRGKPEVTDITSFGMEEKEMIGLAAAAENFSEHPIAKAILDYAKDKEIAVPEGENFRSEAGGGVEVTAGGKAVTAGTRDFVSNSGAVIDEKTEETLAAYESAGKTTVTVAADGKIVGVLAISDVLKDSAGKAVSEIKAMDLSVSMITGDNAITALSVAKEAGIDDVHANVLPGEKAAQVKKIREESGMTAFVGDGINDAPALAEADVGIAVGSGTDIALESADIVLMKSDLRDVAAAIQLSRKVMGRIKLNLFWAFAYNTALIPVAAGVLYPFYGIIFRPEYAGAAMVLSSVTVISLSLMLKGYRPPAVAER from the coding sequence ATGTCTGAAAAACCGGTAAAAAAGACCTCTCTTAAGGTCACTGGGATGCACTGTGCAGCATGTGCTGCGAACGTCGAATCAGCACTGAAGAAGCTTGAAGGAGTTGATTCGGCTTCCGTAAGTATCGCATCAGAGGACGCACAGGTAAGTTTCGACCCGGAAAAAATAAGCCTGGGGGATATAGAGTCGACAATCAAAAAGAGCGGATACGGAGTATCTCTTGCCGAACAGAAGATCAAGATCGGCGGGATGCACTGTGCCGTATGCGCCGGAAGCGTAAAAACTGCACTTGAAAAAGTCAACGGCGTTATGTCCGCGGATGTAAACCTTGTCGACAACTCGGCTGTAATATCTTATATCCCAGGGGATACGGATAAAAGAGAATTCAAAACTGCAGTCGAATCGGCAGGTTTCCAGTACATGGGCACTGAAGAGGACTTTTCTTCAGAGAAAGAGGAAGAGGAGTTCGAAAAGGAGCAGAAAAACAAGCTCGTGAGAATTGTGCTAGGGCTGGGAACCGCCGCAGTTCTTATTGCAATAATGTACTCGGGGCTTTCGGCGTTCATACCCGTAAACCTCCTGATGTTCATAATCTCCACACCAGTCCTGATCTATCTTGCATACCCCATTTTCAGTGCAACATTCATCTCCCTGAGAAACAGGACGCTCAGCATGGATGTGATGTACGCCCTCGGTATAGGAACGGCATATATTGCGTCCGTATTCGGCACCTTCGGGATCGTTCTCACGAGCGATTTCATGTTCTACGAGACCGCTGTTATGCTCACTGCATTCCTGACACTGGGACGATATCTTGAGGCAAATGCAAAAGGAAGAACGAACGATGCTGTAAAGAAGCTCCTGAACCTGAAACCTGCAAAAGCCCTCGTGAAGAAAGACGGCGAATATGTCGAGATTCCTGCAGAAGACCTGATGGAAGGAGCCGAGATCCTCGTCAAACCGGGAGGCAGGGTCCCGGTCGACGGAACAGTTCTCTCAGGAGAGGCGTATGTCGACGAGTCTATGATAACCGGAGAGCCGGTGCCTGTTTTGAAGAAACAGGGCGACACGGTAACAGGTGGAACACTGCTTACCGGGGGATCGGTCGCATTCACAGCTACAAAGGTAGGAAAGGACACGGTCTTATCGCAGATCATAAGCCTCGTCGAGGAGACCCAGAGAACGAAACCACCGGTCCAGAGGATCGCGGATGTCGCCGTGGCGTGGTTCATACCCGTTATACTTCTCATAGCAATAGTTGCGTCCTCGATCTGGTATTTCTTACTCGGTTCGACCACTCTCTTTGCACTGACAGTCTTCATATCGATTATAGTCGTGGCATGCCCGTGTGCACTCGGTCTCGCTACTCCGACCGCCGTCACCGTAGGAATCGGAAGGGGGGCTGAACTCGGAATCCTTATCAGGAACGGCGAGGCGCTCGAGATATCGGAGAAGCTGAAGACAATAGTATTCGACAAGACCGGGACTCTGACACGGGGAAAACCCGAGGTCACGGACATCACCTCTTTCGGCATGGAAGAAAAAGAGATGATCGGCCTTGCAGCCGCAGCCGAAAACTTCTCCGAACATCCTATTGCAAAGGCGATCCTCGATTATGCAAAGGACAAAGAGATCGCAGTTCCTGAGGGGGAAAACTTCAGGTCCGAAGCGGGCGGCGGTGTGGAGGTAACAGCAGGCGGGAAGGCTGTCACTGCAGGAACCCGCGACTTTGTATCGAACAGCGGCGCTGTCATAGATGAAAAGACGGAAGAAACGCTTGCGGCCTACGAGAGTGCAGGAAAGACAACGGTCACGGTTGCAGCTGACGGAAAGATCGTCGGAGTCCTGGCGATATCCGATGTACTAAAGGATTCGGCAGGAAAGGCCGTATCGGAGATAAAAGCAATGGATCTTTCGGTCTCGATGATTACAGGGGACAACGCGATCACTGCACTTTCTGTTGCAAAGGAGGCAGGGATCGACGACGTACATGCAAACGTCCTGCCCGGTGAAAAGGCCGCACAGGTAAAAAAGATCAGGGAGGAATCCGGCATGACCGCCTTTGTCGGAGACGGCATAAACGACGCCCCGGCCCTTGCCGAGGCCGATGTCGGTATAGCTGTAGGAAGCGGAACGGATATCGCCCTGGAGAGCGCCGATATAGTCCTGATGAAGAGCGACCTGAGAGATGTCGCAGCCGCAATTCAGCTTTCAAGAAAGGTCATGGGAAGGATAAAGCTGAATCTCTTCTGGGCTTTTGCATACAATACGGCATTGATCCCGGTGGCCGCAGGTGTCCTCTACCCGTTTTACGGAATTATATTCAGACCGGAGTATGCAGGCGCCGCCATGGTGCTCAGTTCGGTCACGGTTATTTCGCTCTCGCTGATGCTCAAAGGGTACAGGCCGCCCGCAGTTGCGGAAAGATAA
- a CDS encoding response regulator, with protein MIDILIVDDDPEVLDITKIFLERTGYFRVSTGNSAAEGLLKLEEQNFEAVISDYEMPDMNGLDFLKEIREEGNIIPFIIFTGRSREEVVIEAMNSGADYYIQKGTDLKALFAELTHKVLLAVEKKRSEKALSEANEYKNRLIESHIDPLLTIDDSYKIMDINSAMEKLSGYRKDEIEGKDLAVLFRDHENAKSALAIALKENNLRDYPLDIVTSYGEVIPILFHAAPYINEKMEFLGFFTEFHEYKEDKNEHAGEKISKNEFYLDILTHDIRNMIMVETGCLEIDGNPEEEQSLWERRMRNLIGNVKHLIENTEAMRRSDENCHDLKPVELRPLICREAENYPDLDITIGDFGCMVVADDLLGSVFYNLFNNVKKHCGAGTEVRISVPEYEEGSEISVFFEDSGPGIPNDIIEDFNVGDLAENGSSGKKSHGMGLIWSLIDNCGGQIMILTNEGRTGTKYIISLKKHFPYEESLLLSEKSVCLKNR; from the coding sequence ATGATTGATATCCTCATAGTGGACGATGATCCCGAGGTCCTGGATATTACAAAAATATTCCTTGAAAGAACGGGTTATTTCAGAGTTTCCACAGGAAATTCAGCAGCGGAGGGGCTGTTGAAACTTGAAGAACAAAATTTCGAAGCCGTAATATCCGATTATGAGATGCCGGATATGAACGGACTGGATTTCCTGAAAGAGATCAGAGAGGAAGGAAATATCATACCGTTCATAATCTTCACGGGCCGGAGTCGTGAAGAGGTTGTGATAGAGGCAATGAACAGCGGTGCCGATTATTATATCCAGAAAGGCACAGATCTCAAAGCCCTTTTCGCCGAACTCACGCACAAAGTCCTACTTGCAGTAGAGAAAAAAAGATCTGAAAAAGCACTTTCCGAAGCAAATGAATACAAGAACAGGCTCATTGAATCCCATATCGATCCGCTTCTCACAATCGACGACAGTTACAAAATTATGGATATCAACTCGGCGATGGAAAAGCTTTCAGGATACAGGAAGGACGAGATCGAAGGAAAGGATCTTGCAGTGCTATTCCGGGATCATGAAAACGCAAAATCCGCTCTCGCCATCGCATTAAAAGAAAACAACCTGCGGGATTATCCGCTCGACATCGTAACAAGCTACGGTGAAGTTATCCCAATCCTCTTTCACGCAGCACCGTACATCAATGAAAAGATGGAATTTCTCGGATTTTTTACTGAATTTCATGAGTATAAAGAAGATAAAAACGAACATGCCGGGGAAAAGATCAGTAAAAATGAATTCTATCTCGATATTCTGACGCACGATATCAGAAATATGATCATGGTAGAAACCGGATGCCTTGAGATCGATGGAAATCCGGAAGAAGAGCAGTCTCTGTGGGAGAGGAGAATGAGAAATCTTATCGGAAACGTCAAACACCTGATTGAAAATACCGAGGCTATGAGACGATCCGATGAGAACTGCCACGATTTAAAGCCGGTCGAATTAAGGCCTCTGATATGCAGAGAGGCCGAAAACTATCCCGACCTCGATATAACCATCGGGGATTTCGGCTGCATGGTCGTAGCAGACGATCTGCTTGGCTCCGTATTCTACAACCTCTTCAACAATGTAAAAAAACACTGCGGTGCCGGAACAGAGGTAAGGATCTCGGTACCTGAATACGAAGAGGGATCCGAAATATCTGTTTTCTTCGAGGACTCCGGACCAGGCATCCCAAATGATATCATCGAGGATTTTAACGTGGGAGACCTGGCTGAAAATGGCAGTTCAGGTAAAAAAAGCCACGGAATGGGTCTTATATGGAGTCTCATTGATAACTGCGGCGGGCAGATAATGATCCTGACTAATGAAGGGAGAACAGGTACAAAATATATAATAAGTCTTAAGAAGCACTTTCCATACGAGGAATCATTATTATTAAGTGAGAAGAGCGTATGTCTGAAAAACCGGTAA